AGGGCTTCCGCAGCCTGCAAGAAGGTCAGCGTGTGAAGTTCGAAGTGACCCAGGGCCCCAAGGGTGCCCAGGCTTCCGGGGTCGAACTCACCCAGTAATTTCGGTTACAAGCCGTTGCATGCAGTTCCGAAAAAGCCCTGCGCAAGCAGGGCTTTTTCTTGTGCGCCCGGCAGGGCGCACCTGCTAGGAGGTGCAAGTCCTCCACTCGCCTGGCAAGGGGAAGAGTTAGCCAGAGGCAAGGGCATTGCGGGTGACCGGATGTCTGAAGGAAGCCCGAGGCAAAACGCTGGCCTGACGAACAGGAAGCGGATACGAGGCGACGTGTTGGGGTAAGGCAGCAAGAATTGTCAAAGCCCAAAACGTGTCCGGACGACACGGCGTATATCCGACAGGCCTAAGCGGGAAAGCAGGTGTGTCATACCCGGGGAGATCTCGCCTCATGCCTGAAAGGGCGACGCGGTAACGCGGAGCGAGAAGTCAGCAGAGGCCATAGTAGGTGCAGTAAGACCGAAGGGCCGAACATGAGAGACCGTGATGAGGACGGCCAAGACTCGATGATCGTCGACGAAGCAGAAGCCCAAACCAGCGGGGCCACGAGCCAAGGTACGGAACAGTATTCCGGAGAGGGGCACGGTGGTGCGGAGGCGATCACGGCGTGGGCTGAGCAAACGAAAGCGGAGAAGTCACGGCTGATGGAGGCCGTGGTCGAGCGTAACAACCTGATGGCGGCGTACCAGAAGGTGGTTCGCAACGGTGGCGGACCGGGTGTTGATGGCGTGCCGGTGGGATCGTTGCGTGACTGGCTGAAGGTGCACTGGCCACGTGTGAAGGAAGCCTTGTTGGACGGACGCTACCTGCCGGCGGCGGTGCGCGCGGTGGACATCCCCAAGCCCTCGGGCGGGGTGCGGACACTAGGCATACCGACGGTGCTGGATCGACTGATCCAACAGGCCGTTCTGCAAATCCTGCAACCCATCGTTGAACCAAGCTTTTCCCGATCAAGCTATGGCTTTCGGCCAGGGCGTAACGCACACCAAGCGGTCAAGGCGGCCAAGCAGTATGTGCAGCAAGGACACCGCTGGGTGGTGGACATTGATCTGGAGAAGTTCTTTGATCGGGTCAACCACGACATGTTGATGTCGCGGGTGGCCCGGCATGTGGAAGACGAACGGGTGCTCAAGCTGATTCGTCGTTACCTGGAAGCGGGGCTGATGCGTGATGGGATGATCGGAGCGCGAGAGACCGGTACACCGCAAGGTGGTCCGCTGACGCCTCGAACAATGTTGCATACTTTTCATTCCGTCGCCCGAATCATTCGAATCCTCGCTGGTGAGCGCTCCCGGCTGCGGATCAACCCTGAACACAACGACGATGTCGTCCTTGTGGATTTCGACGCGCTTGACCAGGCCCAATACGATCCTGCGCTTCGTTTCCAGGTCAAGCGTGCCAAGTTTCTTGCTAAGGGCACCTGCAAATTCCTCAAGCCGATTGATGACCAGAAATAGTTCGCGTTGTACGGCCCCTTGTTGCCTTGACTCAAGGATCTGCTGGTCAATCTGCTCAAGCCGGCCCTTCAGTTGCTGCATCTTCGGCTCAAAGTCGGTCTTATCAATGATCCCATCTGCATAGCTATCGATCAGCCTGGACTTGCCTTTTTCCAGTTGCAACCGCTGCTTTTCAAGGCTGCTCGTATCGAAGCTATTTCTTTCATTGCGCTCCATCATATCCAGTCGACGCTGATATTCGTTCTTCAATCGCTCCGGATGTCTAAGTAATTCCACTACCTGCTGCCATACCAGATCATCGAGTTTGTCCGTTCGAACCTGCAGATTGTCACAGATGCGTTGACCGCCGAAACGATAGGCGTCGGTTCCAACACAGCGATAATAGGCATAGTCTCGCGGATGGCTCTTGGACGCGGCCTTGCTCACCTTTTTCGCATAGTAAGCGTAGTGACATTGACCGCAGACTGTCAGTCCTTGCAGCAGACGCAGCGGCGCACTCTCGCGCCTCTGGCGTGCCAGCTTGCGGTTCTCGACGAGTTGTTCTTGCGCCGATTCAAACAGCGCCGCGCTGATGATGGCTGGCACCGGAATCTCGATCCAGTCTTGTGGGTCGGTACGTGTTGTTGAATGCGGTTTTTTTGGCACGTCAGCACTATGACGCTGGGCACGCACGCGCACCTGCAGGTGATCGCACGACTTCGTCTTGCCGAACGCAGCCCGCCCCATGTACGCAGGATAATGTAACGGTAGCCGTAGGGTGCCCCGGACAGGACATTGACGCTGCCACGTTTTGCGCCGTGAAGCTTGCCACGGCGGTGACGTTCGGTGATCTTCGCCCGCTCGTATTCCGCGATCATGCCCTGCATCTGCAGTAGCAGTGATTCTTCCGGTGACGCACCGATGGCGTGATTGAGGAACACGACCTGCATGCCACAAGCTGTGAACTCTTCCATCAGCAATGCCTGGTGCGCATATTTGCGCGCCAGCCGGTCCGGTGACAGGATGTAGAGCTGGTCGATCGTGCTGAGCGCAGCACAGTCCCTGAGTCGCTCTAGCTGTGGCCTGATGAGCGTCGCACCACTCACGCCAGCGTCAACGAAACACATGTCATCGGCGATCTGCGCGCCATCAGCTGAAATACGCTCCTTCAGTGCAGCCAGCTGGCTTTCAATGGTGCCGCGTTTGTTTTGCTGCTCGGAGGATACCCGCGCATAGAGCGCGACCATCGTATCTTTGCTCATCGTCTACCTCGCTTGGTGGTCGCTTGCCTGGTCATTGCAGACGGCTTCGCGGACGGCTTTGCCGTGGACCGTGCTTCGATGGGATTGATTTGCTCGTACGCCTTTTGCAGCTGTTCCTGGGCGTGGCGGTTCGGCTCGAAGGCCAGATGTACCCGCCATTGTTTACGTCCTCGGCTCATCACCGCACCTTCCTGTCAGTGGGAGTGACCGTCTCAAGGACGAGGTTCACATCAACCTTGGAGCAGCTTCTGGACCACGGCGCCAAACACCCCCTTGAAATGCGCAGGCCCCATTTTAAGCGACAGTTTGCTCTGTTGTTGGTGGCGTTCTGTCGCCCTTGTTATCGAACATCCTGCTCACGGATGGTGATCGCGAACTAGAGCGGCGAGGTCACGCGTTCTGCCGCTACGCGGACGACGGCAATATTTATGTCCGCAGCGAAAAGGCAGGACAGCGCGTACTGACCAGCATGACATCGTTTCTTGAGAAACGGCTGAAACTGCGGGTCAACAGCGCCAAAAGCGCGTGCGCGCGGCCAAGTGAACGTAAGTTCCTTGGCTACACGCTGACGCACAGCGGAGGCCGGTTACGGTTACGCTTTGCCGAGGAAAGCGCAGCGCGTCTGCGCAACCGTGTGCGTGAGCAGTTGCGTCAGGGGCGAGGTCGAAGTTTGAAGCGAACCATCGAAAGCTTAAATCCGATGCTTCGCGGTTGGGCGAACTACTTCGGCCTCGGCGAGAGCAAGCAAGCGTGGGAGGAGCTGGACGGCTGGATACGGCGTCGGTTGCGTGGTTTGATCTGGCGACAAGCCAAGACGCGCCGACGACGCACGGAGTTGTTACGCAAAGGAGGCTTGACGGAAGAGCGGGCGTGGCACTCGGCCCGAAACGGGCATGGTCCGTGGTGGAACGCCGGAGCCAGTCATATGAACCACGCTTTTCCAAAAGCCTTCTTCGATAGGCTGGGCTTGGTCAGTTTGGCCAGCACGGCTCGCTATCTCCAGCGTCTGGCATGAACCGCCGTATGCGGAACCGCACGTACGGTGGTGTGGGAGGGGGCCGGGGTATCCCGGCTCCCTACCCGATCTTAATGATGCGCTTCTCGCGTTAGCCTCCCCTCTCCCTCCACGTGGAGGAGCGAGGACAGGATCCCATCTCGCGCAGAGCTGCACAAACTCAAGCCACAAACTGCAATCGCGCCAACTCCGCATACAAACCACCTTCGGCCAGCAAGCTTTCATGCGTGCCTTGTGCCACGATCCTCCCGCCATCCATTACCACAATGCGATCCGCGCGCTGTACAGTCGCCAGCCGATGCGCAATTACCAGCGTAGTGCGCCCTTTTTCCAGGCGCTCCAGCGCTTGCTGGATGGCGGCTTCCGATTGTGCATCCAGCGCTGACGTCGCTTCGTCCAGCAACAGCAGTGGCGCATTGCGCAGGATCGCGCGGGCAATCGCAATGCGCTGCCGTTGTCCACCCGACAGGCGCACGCCGCGTTCGCCAAGCTCCGCGTCATAGCCGTTTTGCAGTAGCTGGATAAAGTCATGGGCTTCGGCAGCGCGTGCCGCCGCGTGCACTTCTTCATCGCGCGCATCTTGCCGGCCGAAACGGATGTTGTCGGCAGCGGTGCCACCAAAGATCACCGTCTCCTGCGGGACCAGTGCGATGGCCCCGCGCAGCTCCGGCACTGCCATGGCACGCAGGTCCACACCGTCGAAACTGATCCGCCCGCTTTGCGGATCGTAGAAGCGCAGCAGTAACGCAAACACCGTGCTCTTGCCCGCGCCGGAGGGGCCCACCAGCGCCACCGTTTCACCCGGCCGGATATCCAGATTGAAATGATGCAGCGCAGGGGCATCCGGACGGGAAGGATAGTGGAACTCCACGCCCTCGAAGCGCAGCACGCCACGCACAGGTTGTGACAGCGCTTGCGGGTGTGGCGGATCAACAATCGTCGCTTGTTCGCCGAACAGTTCGCCAATGCGTTCCATGGCGCCCGCCGCACGTAGCACATCGCCCCACACATCCGACAAACCCATCATCGAGCCGCCGGAAAGCATCGCGTACACCACGAACTGCGCCAGCACGCCCGCATCAAGCGCTCCCGTCAGCACATCACGTGCACCCACCCAAAGCACCAGCGTGATGGCGCCGAAGAACAGTACAATCACGGCCGCTGTGAGGAAGGTGCGCATGCCGATGCGTTGGCGTGCCGTAGCCAGTGCACGCAAGATGGAGTCGCCGTAGCGCTGGCTTTCGATACCTTCGCGCGCATAAGCCTTCACGGCTGGCGCGGCATTCAAGGT
The sequence above is a segment of the Dyella sp. M7H15-1 genome. Coding sequences within it:
- a CDS encoding reverse transcriptase domain-containing protein, which gives rise to MRDRDEDGQDSMIVDEAEAQTSGATSQGTEQYSGEGHGGAEAITAWAEQTKAEKSRLMEAVVERNNLMAAYQKVVRNGGGPGVDGVPVGSLRDWLKVHWPRVKEALLDGRYLPAAVRAVDIPKPSGGVRTLGIPTVLDRLIQQAVLQILQPIVEPSFSRSSYGFRPGRNAHQAVKAAKQYVQQGHRWVVDIDLEKFFDRVNHDMLMSRVARHVEDERVLKLIRRYLEAGLMRDGMIGARETGTPQGGPLTPRTMLHTFHSVARIIRILAGERSRLRINPEHNDDVVLVDFDALDQAQYDPALRFQVKRAKFLAKGTCKFLKPIDDQK
- a CDS encoding recombinase family protein, with the translated sequence MVALYARVSSEQQNKRGTIESQLAALKERISADGAQIADDMCFVDAGVSGATLIRPQLERLRDCAALSTIDQLYILSPDRLARKYAHQALLMEEFTACGMQVVFLNHAIGASPEESLLLQMQGMIAEYERAKITERHRRGKLHGAKRGSVNVLSGAPYGYRYIILRTWGGLRSARRSRAITCRCACVPSVIVLTCQKNRIQQHVPTHKTGSRFRCQPSSARRCLNRRKNNSSRTASWHARGARVRRCVCCKD
- a CDS encoding group II intron maturase-specific domain-containing protein; the protein is MLSNILLTDGDRELERRGHAFCRYADDGNIYVRSEKAGQRVLTSMTSFLEKRLKLRVNSAKSACARPSERKFLGYTLTHSGGRLRLRFAEESAARLRNRVREQLRQGRGRSLKRTIESLNPMLRGWANYFGLGESKQAWEELDGWIRRRLRGLIWRQAKTRRRRTELLRKGGLTEERAWHSARNGHGPWWNAGASHMNHAFPKAFFDRLGLVSLASTARYLQRLA
- a CDS encoding ABC transporter transmembrane domain-containing protein, with amino-acid sequence MSTTPANDPKPRRRIGALRLLWPFVKPHWRLAFGWLVFLGISSGATLILPTAVRHMIDHGFRNSSAAAINSSFLDLFVVALVMAFATAARFYCISLLGERTLAALRAKLYDHVIRLDVSFFERNRVGELISRLGTDTEVVQALVGSGISVALRSAVMLVGATAAMIWTSPRLAGLTALVIPAVVLPILIFGRRVQKLSRASQDRLADAAAIANETLNAAPAVKAYAREGIESQRYGDSILRALATARQRIGMRTFLTAAVIVLFFGAITLVLWVGARDVLTGALDAGVLAQFVVYAMLSGGSMMGLSDVWGDVLRAAGAMERIGELFGEQATIVDPPHPQALSQPVRGVLRFEGVEFHYPSRPDAPALHHFNLDIRPGETVALVGPSGAGKSTVFALLLRFYDPQSGRISFDGVDLRAMAVPELRGAIALVPQETVIFGGTAADNIRFGRQDARDEEVHAAARAAEAHDFIQLLQNGYDAELGERGVRLSGGQRQRIAIARAILRNAPLLLLDEATSALDAQSEAAIQQALERLEKGRTTLVIAHRLATVQRADRIVVMDGGRIVAQGTHESLLAEGGLYAELARLQFVA